Proteins from a single region of Elusimicrobiota bacterium:
- a CDS encoding DUF192 domain-containing protein, which yields MKKFELLINSTATGIYILLADTFFEKLIGFMFAKKADYGILFLKCRSIHTFFMKFNIDAVFLDSKNRVVKTIKNINPRKIILPVKYAANILELPSGILDTSSIRHGDLLTFD from the coding sequence ATGAAAAAATTTGAACTTCTTATTAATTCAACTGCAACGGGAATATATATTCTATTGGCGGATACTTTCTTTGAAAAATTAATAGGTTTTATGTTTGCAAAAAAAGCCGATTACGGAATATTATTTCTAAAATGCAGAAGTATTCATACTTTTTTTATGAAATTTAACATAGATGCAGTTTTCTTAGATTCTAAAAATAGAGTAGTAAAAACAATAAAAAACATAAATCCTAGGAAAATTATACTTCCAGTAAAATACGCTGCAAATATCTTAGAATTACCGTCTGGAATTTTAGACACCTCTTCTATAAGGCACGGAGATTTGTTAACCTTCGACTGA